A window of Marispirochaeta aestuarii contains these coding sequences:
- a CDS encoding TRAP transporter substrate-binding protein: protein MKKFLIVSLVLIIGFGTLFAGAQGEAGAERPIRLVGATHLPADYVFYRMMEVFAEKVKEYYDGPIEIEVHHSGDLGQEKDFVEFMIEGISVDFAIAAPSWAATWDKRVSFMDPPFLFKDLDHWDRALSEDAFAPIKEDLIKKGLRIVGYGGGGTRNLILNQPVKGTEDFPNILLRVMGSPIQANVFNAVGFKATPLDYLEVYNGIKTGVVDGLENESAALRSMKFYEVAPNIVLTRHAITVRPLFFSEKRFQSFPKELQDAILKAGEEAAAWHRATETREDAEALKEMEAEGKIKLIELPPEDLARMQAAARPALEAFAKEIGAEEILANVDSMR, encoded by the coding sequence ATGAAGAAGTTTTTAATTGTGTCCCTTGTGCTGATCATCGGATTCGGGACCCTGTTCGCCGGGGCCCAGGGAGAAGCCGGTGCCGAGCGACCCATCCGCCTGGTGGGTGCCACCCACCTTCCTGCCGACTATGTGTTCTACAGGATGATGGAGGTTTTCGCCGAAAAGGTTAAAGAATACTACGATGGTCCCATCGAAATTGAGGTACACCACTCCGGTGATCTTGGTCAGGAGAAGGACTTTGTAGAGTTCATGATCGAAGGTATCTCCGTCGATTTCGCCATTGCCGCTCCCTCCTGGGCCGCTACCTGGGACAAGAGGGTCTCCTTTATGGATCCTCCCTTCCTGTTCAAGGACCTGGACCACTGGGACAGAGCCCTCAGTGAAGATGCCTTTGCCCCTATAAAAGAGGACCTGATCAAGAAGGGGCTGCGCATCGTTGGATACGGCGGCGGCGGTACCCGGAACCTGATTCTGAACCAGCCTGTAAAGGGAACTGAGGACTTTCCCAATATCCTGCTTCGTGTAATGGGATCTCCCATTCAGGCAAATGTTTTCAACGCAGTCGGATTCAAGGCCACTCCTCTGGATTATCTCGAGGTCTATAACGGAATCAAAACCGGTGTAGTTGACGGTCTCGAGAATGAGTCGGCGGCACTGCGCTCCATGAAATTCTACGAGGTAGCCCCGAATATCGTGCTTACCCGGCATGCTATTACCGTACGGCCCCTTTTCTTCAGCGAAAAGCGCTTCCAGAGTTTCCCGAAGGAGCTCCAGGACGCCATTCTGAAGGCAGGAGAAGAGGCCGCTGCCTGGCACCGTGCTACGGAAACCCGGGAAGACGCCGAGGCCCTGAAAGAGATGGAAGCCGAAGGCAAGATCAAGCTGATCGAACTTCCTCCGGAGGACCTGGCCAGGATGCAGGCTGCTGCACGGCCGGCTCTTGAAGCTTTCGCCAAGGAAATCGGCGCTGAAGAGATCCTTGCGAATGTAGACAGCATGCGCTGA
- a CDS encoding nickel-dependent lactate racemase family protein: MKTRHVSLPYGDTEVGVDIPEENIIGVYSPEEVPPVSDIRREVRRALENPIGSGRLDELARGKKRVVIVADDNTRLTPADLILPPVLDALNAAGVPDGAITLIIALGTHRFMTDEEILKKFGPEVVRRITIRNHPFRDLDSLVDLGTTENGTKIMINREVCEADFVIGVGSIVPHHIPGFAGGSKIIQPGVSGEDTTAETHLLSVRAPRSYLGVLENPVRRELDSIARKVGLNIIFNTVLNRYGEVVEAFFGDVEAAFRKGVERSKKVFSVNIPQAADIVVSSSHPCDIEFWQAHKTLYPSDLAVKEKGIIIIVTPCYEGVAMTHDDILEVTGESSGRLREMVERGEVRDKVAAALAIAWAQVKERETVFIVSHGIDKETADKLGFIHFSSVQEALDEALKRKGSSSGITVLTHAADMLPVLD, encoded by the coding sequence ATGAAAACCAGGCATGTAAGTCTTCCCTACGGCGATACGGAGGTCGGTGTAGATATCCCTGAAGAAAACATCATCGGGGTCTATTCCCCGGAGGAGGTGCCTCCCGTTTCCGATATCCGCCGGGAAGTCCGGCGGGCTCTGGAAAACCCCATCGGATCCGGAAGGCTGGATGAGCTGGCCAGGGGGAAAAAGAGGGTAGTCATTGTAGCCGACGACAACACCCGTCTTACCCCTGCTGATCTGATTCTGCCTCCTGTTCTGGATGCCTTGAATGCCGCGGGTGTCCCGGACGGCGCGATTACCCTGATTATTGCCCTGGGGACCCACCGCTTCATGACGGACGAGGAGATCCTTAAGAAATTCGGTCCCGAGGTTGTACGCCGCATTACAATCAGGAACCATCCCTTCAGGGACCTTGATAGTCTTGTGGATCTTGGGACGACGGAAAATGGTACGAAAATCATGATAAACCGGGAGGTCTGTGAAGCGGATTTCGTAATCGGTGTCGGCAGCATCGTTCCCCACCATATTCCAGGCTTTGCCGGGGGCTCAAAGATTATACAGCCGGGAGTGTCCGGTGAGGATACCACAGCAGAGACCCATCTGCTGTCCGTCCGGGCCCCGCGCTCCTACCTGGGGGTCCTCGAGAACCCCGTACGCAGGGAGCTCGATTCCATAGCCAGAAAAGTCGGTCTGAATATCATATTCAATACCGTCCTGAATCGCTACGGCGAGGTGGTGGAAGCTTTTTTCGGTGATGTGGAGGCCGCGTTTCGAAAGGGTGTGGAGCGGTCAAAAAAGGTCTTTTCCGTCAACATCCCGCAAGCCGCGGATATTGTTGTTTCCAGTTCCCATCCCTGCGACATAGAGTTCTGGCAGGCCCACAAGACCCTGTATCCCTCGGACCTGGCGGTTAAGGAAAAGGGTATCATCATTATCGTTACCCCCTGTTACGAAGGTGTGGCCATGACCCATGATGATATTCTGGAAGTAACCGGAGAATCCTCAGGCAGACTCCGTGAAATGGTGGAGAGGGGAGAGGTCAGGGACAAGGTCGCTGCTGCCCTGGCTATCGCCTGGGCCCAGGTAAAGGAACGGGAGACTGTCTTTATTGTTTCCCACGGAATCGATAAGGAAACGGCGGATAAACTCGGGTTTATCCATTTCTCCTCTGTGCAGGAGGCCCTGGACGAAGCTTTGAAACGCAAAGGATCCTCTTCGGGTATTACCGTCCTGACTCATGCCGCTGATATGCTGCCTGTTCTGGACTGA